A window of Equus caballus isolate H_3958 breed thoroughbred chromosome 10, TB-T2T, whole genome shotgun sequence contains these coding sequences:
- the RPS19 gene encoding small ribosomal subunit protein eS19 has product MPGVTVKDVNQQEFVRALAAFLKKSGKLKVPEWVDTVKLAKHKELAPYDENWFYTRAASTARHLYLRGGAGVGSMTKIYGGRQRNGVMPSHFSRGSKSVARRVLQALEGLKMVEKDQDGGRKLTPQGQRDLDRIAGQVAAANKKH; this is encoded by the exons ATGCCTGGAGTTACTGTAAAAGACGTGAACCAGCAGGAGTTCGTCCGAGCCCTGGCAGCCTTCCTCAAAAA GTCCGGGAAGCTGAAAGTCCCTGAATGGGTGGACACTGTCAAGCTGGCCAAACATAAAGAGCTTGCTCCCTACGATGAGAACTGGTTCTACACGCGAGCTG CTTCTACAGCGCGGCACCTGTACCTCCGGGGTGGTGCTGGAGTCGGCTCCATGACCAAGATCTATGGGGGACGTCAGAGAAACGGTGTCATGCCCAGCCATTTTAGCAGAGGCTCCAAGAGCGTGGCCCGCAGGGTCCTCCAAGCCCTGGAGGGGCTGAAAATGGTGGAAAAGGACCAAGATGG AGGCCGCAAACTGACACCTCAGGGACAGAGAGATCTAGACAGAATCGCTGGACAG GTGGCTGCTGCCAACAAGAAGCATTAG